ATATTAGCGGTAGATGATTTTGAAAGTCCGAGAAGGAAAATGCCAAGCGCATAAGGTGAAAAAATTTAACACTCTCTTTCGGCAAATAGTAAGCAGTAAAACAGGAACAATTTGGGATTAGGAATGGGAGGAGTCATAGAGGAGACAGGCAACATGGTGACCGCCGTCAGCTTCTTCGAGTAGCGGCGCAGTAGAGCTGCATAACTCAAAGGCATGGGGGCAGCGATGGTAAAAGACACAGCCGCAGGGTGAATCTGACGGCCCGGATACTTCTCCCCTGAGCATAATGACGCTTCGTTCCGCTTCCGCATCAGGGTCTGGAATCGGTACTGCGGAGAGCAGCGCTCGGGTATAGGGATGCAAAGGCGATTTATAAAGTTCATCACGGCTGGCAATTTCAACTATCTTCCCCAGATACATTACCATTACACGGTCGCTTATGTGGCGGACTACCGAAAGGTCGTGGGAGATAAATAGGTAAGCGATATTGAATTGTTCCCGTAAATCATTGAGGAGATTGATAATCTGCGCCTGTATGGAAACGTCCAGAGCTGATATGGGTTCGTCACAGATAATGAAGTCCGGCTGCAGTACCAGCGCCCGTGCAATACCGAGCCTTTGACGCTGCCCGCCGCTGAATTCATGGGGATAGCGGTCTGCCATATAAGGCGAAAGCCCCACCGTTTCCAGCAATTCGGAGATGCGCTTCCGGTAGCCCTGTGTTACGCCATGAATACGCATCGGTTCGCCGATAATATCAGCGGCGGTAAAACGGGGATTGAGCGAATCATAAGGGTCCTGGAAGATGACCTGCAGCTTTTGACGTACGGGACGCAGCTCTTTATCCGAGAGTCTGCACAGGTTAGTACCTTTGAAGAGCACTTCGCCGCCGGTA
The Dehalococcoidales bacterium DNA segment above includes these coding regions:
- a CDS encoding ATP-binding cassette domain-containing protein, which gives rise to MAGSVILEVNDLTMSFSANTGLLRQKEAVTVKAVDGVTFTLHAGETVGLVGESGCGKTTLGKCILQLYRPTGGEVLFKGTNLCRLSDKELRPVRQKLQVIFQDPYDSLNPRFTAADIIGEPMRIHGVTQGYRKRISELLETVGLSPYMADRYPHEFSGGQRQRLGIARALVLQPDFIICDEPISALDVSIQAQIINLLNDLREQFNIAYLFISHDLSVVRHISDRVMVMYLGKIVEIASRDELYKSPLHPYTRALLSAVPIPDPDAEAERSVIMLRGEVSGPSDSPCGCVFYHRCPHAFELCSSTAPLLEEADGGHHVACLLYDSSHS